A genomic window from Silvibacterium dinghuense includes:
- a CDS encoding MFS transporter: MVQVQDALGSRTVFRRPTYARFWLARVCSTISYQMAGVAVGWQMYSLTHSTFALGMVGLVQFLPMLLLMLVVGHVADRFPRRTIIAICQVVESVTIALLAVATLLHHVHPVGIFCAVAALGAARAFESPSTQALVPTLVEDELVPQAIAWSSSANQTASIVGPALGGLLYALGAHIPYSACAVLYLTASTLSISIRPRRAVPGKAPVTANSLFSGIHFIREQKNILGAISLDLFVVLLGGATALLPAYAHDILHTGPWGLGLLRLSPAVGALTTSVFLAHHPLHRGAGRKMFTAVIIFGIATIAFALSHTLWLSMPLLMILGSADVVSVVVRSSLVQLETPDVMRGRVSAVNSLFIGTSNQLGEFESGVTASWFGLIPATILGGIGSVLIALAWMRLFPGLRKLERIGS; encoded by the coding sequence ATGGTCCAAGTGCAGGATGCGCTCGGCTCGCGCACCGTTTTTCGCAGACCCACCTACGCCCGGTTCTGGCTTGCCCGCGTCTGTTCGACGATTTCCTACCAGATGGCAGGCGTCGCGGTCGGCTGGCAGATGTACTCCCTGACCCACAGCACCTTTGCTCTGGGCATGGTCGGCCTGGTGCAGTTTCTTCCCATGCTGCTGCTGATGCTGGTCGTCGGCCACGTCGCCGACCGATTCCCCCGGCGCACGATCATCGCCATCTGCCAGGTCGTCGAGTCCGTCACCATCGCCTTGCTGGCAGTGGCCACGCTGCTGCACCATGTCCATCCCGTCGGCATCTTCTGCGCCGTGGCCGCGCTGGGCGCGGCGCGCGCCTTCGAGAGCCCGTCCACACAGGCTTTAGTCCCCACCCTTGTTGAGGACGAATTAGTGCCGCAGGCCATCGCCTGGTCGTCATCGGCCAACCAGACAGCCTCCATCGTGGGCCCGGCACTCGGCGGCCTGCTCTACGCGCTCGGCGCGCACATCCCCTACAGCGCCTGTGCCGTGCTCTATCTCACCGCCTCCACGCTTTCGATCTCCATCCGTCCGCGGCGCGCCGTTCCCGGCAAAGCTCCTGTGACGGCCAACTCCCTCTTCTCCGGCATTCACTTCATCCGCGAGCAGAAAAACATCCTCGGCGCCATTTCTCTCGACCTCTTCGTGGTTCTGCTCGGCGGCGCAACGGCGCTCCTGCCCGCCTACGCGCATGACATTCTGCACACCGGCCCCTGGGGACTCGGCCTACTGCGCCTGTCACCTGCCGTGGGAGCACTCACCACATCGGTCTTCCTCGCGCATCATCCCCTGCACCGCGGCGCAGGAAGAAAGATGTTCACCGCGGTCATCATTTTCGGAATAGCAACCATCGCCTTCGCGCTCTCGCATACCCTCTGGCTCTCGATGCCGCTGCTCATGATCCTGGGCAGCGCAGACGTAGTCAGCGTGGTCGTGCGCTCTTCCCTGGTTCAGTTGGAAACCCCGGACGTGATGCGTGGACGGGTAAGCGCAGTGAACTCGCTCTTCATCGGCACCTCGAACCAGCTCGGCGAATTCGAGTCCGGCGTAACCGCCTCCTGGTTCGGGCTGATTCCGGCAACCATCCTCGGCGGCATCGGCAGCGTCCTCATCGCGCTCGCCTGGATGCGCCTCTTCCCCGGCCTGCGCAAACTCGAACGCATCGGCAGCTAG
- the lepB gene encoding signal peptidase I yields MSSARKRSPVSAKPEASANIKREETPFEALASICSVLVVGLFILTFLAKNYVIPSGSMKNTLLVGDHLVVDQVTLSPPASWMPLIRYREPRRGDILVFHKPVYQPGIDVPDADGTPQYTPLVKRLIGVPGDHIHLHNGIVSVNGVAQPVGFAQPTTTDNFNEFLDEFPAVPPSEATGVSESWAGNFSNYVHDGDLVVPPGIYFMMGDNRHNSLDSRYWGFVPRANIIGRPLFNYWSFQATDGQLEQTGIGHKLAWIGHILVHFFPDTRWRRTFHVVR; encoded by the coding sequence ATGAGTTCAGCGAGGAAGAGATCTCCTGTTTCAGCGAAGCCTGAGGCTTCCGCCAATATCAAGCGGGAAGAGACCCCTTTCGAGGCGCTGGCCAGCATCTGCTCAGTTCTCGTAGTGGGTCTGTTCATTCTGACCTTCTTAGCTAAGAACTACGTCATCCCGTCAGGTTCGATGAAGAACACGTTGCTGGTAGGCGATCACCTGGTCGTCGACCAGGTCACGCTATCGCCGCCCGCTTCGTGGATGCCGCTCATACGGTATCGCGAGCCGAGGCGCGGCGACATTTTGGTGTTCCACAAGCCTGTGTATCAGCCCGGTATTGATGTCCCTGACGCAGATGGAACACCGCAGTACACTCCCCTGGTGAAGAGATTGATTGGCGTACCGGGAGATCATATTCATCTTCACAACGGCATCGTGAGCGTGAATGGCGTCGCGCAGCCTGTTGGATTTGCGCAGCCGACGACGACGGATAACTTCAACGAATTCCTCGATGAGTTTCCCGCAGTACCCCCGTCGGAGGCGACTGGGGTCTCAGAATCGTGGGCTGGAAACTTCTCGAATTATGTGCACGACGGCGACCTGGTGGTTCCACCCGGCATCTACTTCATGATGGGCGACAACCGGCACAACAGCCTGGACTCGCGCTACTGGGGCTTTGTGCCGCGCGCCAACATCATTGGCCGTCCGCTGTTCAACTATTGGTCGTTCCAGGCCACGGATGGACAACTGGAACAAACAGGAATCGGTCACAAGCTGGCGTGGATCGGCCACATTCTGGTGCATTTCTTCCCGGACACGCGCTGGAGACGGACTTTCCACGTGGTTCGTTGA
- a CDS encoding TonB-dependent siderophore receptor, producing the protein MAWSATITDHSGAVLPMASVELLCGAQQFAARSAGPGRFTANVVPGDYLLKVSAAGFAPIQQEIAVNAQAASLTLALDVQKASNTVTVQAEAGYVATDSGSAMKIDTPLLETPQSVDVITRELMDDQQPQYLNDALRYAAGVNAENEGTSSQFWTSNSIQLRGFTPGIFLDGLEEDPDGNTLLDAYFYQRIEVMAGPSSVLYGQASPGGIINVETKRPLSAPLREIELGFGSYGHNELNFDFSGPLATRKLLYRLTGVGFKEGSQTWFIDPQRVAIAPALTWIPDDRTSLTILTNYTYNPTVGAMANLPASGTVLYNPYGKVSPDFYLGDPNYNQTKQSFLELGDVFTRSFDHGWQLGQNYRFTSNKDHAQMIWPEELESDMQTLDRYTFDRHTTFTTSNSDQRVSEVWNTGKVTQTFLGGVNYTHFDEHWHWGSGDVESINIFHPKYYVPIVDPAITGSEVASSDQTGLYFQDQVSVGHLRASAGLRQDWYKVNEVASYGSINEDQSKLTWRTGASYLLGNGFAPYFSYTTSFEPDLSLGENSQPLPPTTGRQYEAGVKYQPAKQNMMLTAAIYDLAEQNVGTTDPNNPNFTIAVGEIRTRGVELSAHASLSHALSYTASYTHLKSLYAKSDTDDTGIDGVTRTTQDQYQYGVPLNMASLWFDYTLPTSLFCGFGGGAGGRFVGASWGDDVNSFKVPGVTLFDASAHYDLPSDMRWLRGTRFQFNATNLGDRNYVASCYSSTGCYPGLMRTLYGTMRYRW; encoded by the coding sequence ATGGCGTGGTCGGCGACGATTACCGATCACAGCGGCGCGGTGCTGCCCATGGCCAGCGTGGAGCTGTTGTGCGGCGCACAGCAGTTTGCCGCTCGCAGTGCGGGGCCGGGCCGCTTCACCGCCAATGTGGTCCCTGGCGATTACCTGCTGAAGGTATCGGCCGCGGGCTTTGCGCCGATTCAGCAGGAGATTGCGGTGAATGCGCAGGCGGCGAGCCTTACGCTTGCGCTCGATGTGCAGAAGGCCTCGAATACGGTCACGGTGCAGGCCGAGGCCGGGTATGTGGCGACGGACAGCGGCTCGGCGATGAAGATCGACACTCCGCTGCTCGAAACGCCGCAATCCGTCGACGTGATCACGCGCGAGCTGATGGACGATCAGCAGCCGCAGTACCTGAACGATGCGCTGCGCTATGCCGCGGGTGTGAATGCCGAGAATGAAGGCACCTCATCGCAGTTCTGGACATCAAACAGCATTCAGCTGCGTGGGTTTACGCCCGGCATCTTCCTGGATGGCCTCGAAGAAGATCCTGACGGCAACACGCTGCTGGACGCGTATTTTTACCAGCGCATCGAGGTGATGGCCGGTCCCTCGTCAGTGCTTTACGGACAGGCGAGCCCGGGCGGCATCATCAACGTCGAGACCAAGCGCCCGCTTTCGGCTCCGCTGCGCGAGATAGAGCTGGGTTTCGGCAGCTACGGTCACAATGAGCTGAACTTCGACTTCAGCGGTCCGCTGGCGACACGCAAGCTGCTCTATCGCCTGACCGGTGTGGGCTTCAAAGAGGGCTCTCAGACGTGGTTTATCGATCCGCAGCGCGTGGCGATTGCGCCGGCGCTCACCTGGATTCCCGATGACCGTACCAGCCTGACGATTCTGACGAACTACACCTATAACCCGACAGTAGGTGCGATGGCCAATCTCCCGGCCAGCGGCACCGTGCTCTACAACCCGTACGGCAAGGTTTCGCCGGATTTCTATCTCGGCGATCCGAACTACAACCAGACCAAGCAATCATTTCTGGAACTGGGAGATGTCTTTACGCGCAGCTTCGATCACGGCTGGCAGCTTGGCCAGAACTACCGCTTCACATCGAACAAGGATCATGCGCAGATGATCTGGCCGGAAGAGCTGGAGTCGGATATGCAGACGCTCGATCGCTATACGTTCGATCGGCACACGACCTTTACCACTTCGAACTCCGATCAGCGCGTGAGCGAAGTGTGGAACACCGGCAAGGTGACGCAGACCTTCCTGGGCGGTGTGAACTACACCCACTTCGACGAGCACTGGCACTGGGGATCGGGCGATGTGGAGTCGATCAACATCTTCCATCCGAAGTATTACGTTCCCATTGTCGACCCCGCGATTACCGGCTCCGAAGTTGCCAGCTCCGATCAGACCGGCCTCTATTTCCAGGATCAGGTGTCGGTAGGGCATCTGCGCGCTTCGGCCGGCTTGCGTCAGGACTGGTACAAGGTGAACGAAGTTGCTTCCTATGGCTCTATTAACGAGGACCAGAGCAAGTTGACCTGGCGCACAGGTGCGTCCTATCTCCTCGGCAACGGTTTTGCTCCCTATTTCAGCTATACGACCTCGTTCGAGCCCGATCTCAGCCTGGGAGAGAACAGCCAGCCGCTGCCTCCGACAACCGGACGCCAGTACGAAGCAGGTGTGAAGTATCAGCCTGCGAAGCAGAACATGATGCTCACCGCTGCGATCTACGATCTGGCCGAGCAGAATGTGGGCACAACCGACCCGAATAATCCTAATTTCACCATTGCAGTGGGTGAGATCCGCACGCGTGGCGTCGAGCTCTCGGCGCATGCGAGCCTCTCGCATGCACTCAGCTACACGGCCTCCTATACGCATCTGAAGTCGCTGTATGCGAAGTCCGACACTGACGATACGGGCATCGACGGGGTGACCCGGACAACGCAGGATCAGTATCAGTATGGTGTGCCGCTGAACATGGCCTCGCTGTGGTTCGACTACACGCTGCCTACCTCGCTCTTTTGCGGTTTCGGCGGCGGCGCGGGCGGACGCTTTGTCGGTGCGAGCTGGGGCGATGATGTGAACTCGTTCAAGGTGCCGGGCGTGACGCTCTTCGATGCCTCGGCGCACTATGACCTTCCGAGCGATATGCGCTGGCTGCGCGGCACGCGGTTCCAGTTCAATGCGACGAACCTGGGCGACCGCAACTACGTGGCCTCCTGCTACAGCTCGACAGGCTGCTATCCGGGGCTGATGCGCACCCTGTATGGGACCATGCGTTATCGCTGGTAG
- a CDS encoding AraC family transcriptional regulator codes for MKRQFRIARGLRGRLEELGVAMPAVLQRAGLPQDFFEQPSLMVSTDALFALWRAIGEVSSPPLIGLSIAEARPERFSPNSLAALSAENFGAAVSQLGRYKQLTCPEELVQETTATEWRVVFRWLLAVDAEPQALVDSCFAWLLTLGRYGSGTPVTPLRVEYVQQRSHQRLIEKHFGCPVICGAARNRIVFRAADARLPFITRNAELLDMLAPQLEQQLRNVHGEDSFVMLVRRAIQERMSGRRPAIDDIARTLHLSPRTLQRRLQEAGVTFQSVLDEARHQMARYYLGNSVLELTEAAYLLGYEDANSFVRAFRGWEGVPPGQWRDAHRTAS; via the coding sequence ATGAAACGACAATTCCGTATCGCACGCGGGTTGCGTGGACGACTTGAAGAACTGGGCGTTGCGATGCCTGCGGTGCTGCAGCGCGCCGGCCTGCCTCAGGATTTCTTCGAGCAACCGAGCCTCATGGTTTCCACCGATGCTCTCTTTGCGCTGTGGCGCGCCATCGGGGAGGTGAGCAGTCCTCCGTTGATCGGCCTGTCGATCGCCGAGGCACGCCCGGAGCGCTTCAGCCCGAACTCTCTCGCCGCACTTTCGGCGGAAAACTTCGGAGCGGCGGTCTCGCAGCTCGGCCGCTATAAACAGCTCACCTGTCCGGAAGAGCTGGTGCAGGAGACCACCGCTACCGAGTGGCGTGTTGTCTTTCGCTGGCTGCTGGCCGTCGATGCGGAACCACAGGCGCTGGTCGATTCGTGCTTTGCGTGGCTGCTCACGCTCGGCCGTTATGGCAGCGGCACGCCGGTGACGCCGCTTCGCGTGGAGTATGTGCAGCAGCGGAGCCACCAGCGGCTCATCGAGAAGCATTTCGGCTGCCCGGTCATTTGCGGGGCTGCGCGCAATCGCATTGTGTTTCGCGCGGCAGATGCACGCCTGCCCTTCATCACGCGCAATGCGGAGCTGCTCGATATGCTCGCGCCGCAGCTCGAGCAGCAACTGCGCAATGTGCATGGCGAAGACAGTTTTGTCATGCTGGTTCGGCGCGCCATCCAGGAGAGGATGAGCGGACGGCGTCCTGCGATCGACGACATTGCGCGTACCCTGCACCTGAGCCCGCGCACGCTGCAGCGCCGCCTGCAGGAAGCCGGCGTCACCTTTCAGAGTGTGCTCGATGAGGCCCGCCATCAGATGGCGCGGTACTACCTCGGCAACTCCGTGCTGGAACTCACCGAGGCGGCGTATCTGCTCGGCTATGAAGATGCGAACTCCTTTGTGCGCGCCTTTCGCGGCTGGGAGGGTGTGCCGCCGGGGCAGTGGCGGGATGCGCATCGCACCGCTTCGTAA
- a CDS encoding aldo/keto reductase, which yields MQTRKLGNSGLEVSALGLGCMGMSFSYGVVHDENEMVSLLHKAVDLGVTFFDTAEVYGPYTNERLLGKALSPLRDKVVIATKFGFQLKADGSPGWEGLNSRPEHIKEVAEASLKRLNIEVIDLFYQHRVDPNVPIEEVAGAVADLVREGKVRYFGLSEAGVQTIRRAHAVHPVSALQNEYSLWWRRPEAEVIPVLEELGIGLVPYSPLGKGFLTGAMSADTELASGDFRNQLPRFSVEARRANQAFVDLLGRIAQEKHATPAQIALAWLLAQKPWIVPIPGTTKLSRLEENLGAASITLSDADLREIDEAVKQVPVEGDRYPEHIEQMTGR from the coding sequence ATGCAAACACGCAAGCTTGGAAACAGTGGACTCGAAGTCTCCGCCCTCGGCCTCGGCTGCATGGGCATGAGCTTTTCCTATGGAGTGGTGCACGACGAGAATGAGATGGTCTCGCTGCTGCACAAGGCTGTCGACCTCGGCGTTACATTTTTCGATACGGCTGAGGTCTATGGGCCGTATACCAATGAGCGGCTGTTGGGCAAGGCGCTTTCGCCTCTTCGCGACAAGGTGGTGATTGCGACGAAATTCGGCTTTCAACTGAAGGCGGACGGCAGCCCCGGCTGGGAAGGTCTGAACAGCCGTCCTGAACATATCAAGGAAGTCGCCGAGGCCTCGCTCAAGCGTCTCAACATCGAGGTCATCGATCTCTTCTACCAGCATCGTGTCGATCCGAATGTACCGATTGAAGAGGTTGCCGGAGCCGTGGCCGACCTGGTGCGCGAAGGGAAGGTCCGCTACTTCGGCCTGAGCGAAGCAGGGGTGCAGACGATCCGCCGCGCGCATGCGGTGCATCCGGTTTCGGCGCTGCAGAACGAGTACTCCCTCTGGTGGCGCAGGCCGGAGGCCGAGGTCATTCCTGTGCTCGAGGAGCTGGGCATCGGTCTTGTGCCTTACAGCCCGCTCGGCAAGGGATTTCTCACCGGCGCGATGAGTGCCGATACCGAGCTTGCCAGCGGCGATTTCCGCAACCAGCTGCCGCGCTTCTCAGTTGAGGCGCGCAGGGCGAACCAGGCTTTTGTCGACCTGCTGGGCCGCATTGCGCAGGAGAAGCACGCAACCCCCGCGCAGATTGCGCTGGCGTGGCTGCTGGCGCAGAAGCCGTGGATCGTACCGATCCCCGGCACGACGAAGCTCTCGCGGCTGGAGGAGAATCTTGGCGCGGCGTCCATCACGCTCAGCGATGCGGACCTGCGCGAGATCGACGAGGCGGTGAAGCAGGTGCCGGTCGAGGGCGACCGGTATCCTGAACACATTGAGCAGATGACCGGCCGTTAA
- a CDS encoding cupin domain-containing protein has translation MEIKRAGSQPSVTPNPDWFTGKVRLDQPFQAEEPAKVGGAWVTFEPGARTNWHTHPLGQTLIVTAGLGWVQREGGPVEEIRPGDVVWFAPGERHWHGATAATAMTHIAIAEKQDGRVVDWLEPVTDEQYLGRV, from the coding sequence ATGGAGATCAAGCGCGCGGGCTCGCAGCCCTCGGTTACCCCCAACCCTGACTGGTTCACCGGCAAGGTGCGCCTCGACCAGCCGTTCCAGGCCGAGGAGCCAGCGAAGGTTGGCGGCGCATGGGTGACCTTCGAGCCGGGTGCTCGCACCAACTGGCACACGCATCCGCTGGGGCAGACGCTGATTGTGACGGCCGGCCTCGGCTGGGTGCAGCGCGAAGGCGGTCCCGTCGAAGAGATTCGCCCCGGCGACGTGGTCTGGTTTGCGCCCGGCGAGCGGCATTGGCATGGCGCTACGGCTGCTACGGCGATGACCCACATCGCCATCGCCGAAAAGCAGGATGGCCGCGTGGTCGATTGGCTTGAGCCAGTGACCGATGAGCAGTATCTCGGTAGGGTGTAG
- a CDS encoding PepSY-associated TM helix domain-containing protein has translation MLTTMEERTSQPAHHAHTGWLYAPQRTWLRRALFQIHLWVGIVLTLYAIAIGLSGSAIVFQDEINRSLHPQISHIAPAPQRMPLAAIIRQVETTHPGWTASSLLDIGKSTQATSILLHPIAQASNGDYRLVSVNPYTGAVLGDAMRYSGVLGWLSNLHYTLLAGPVGLKINGWMAIGLFLLCLTGLVLWWPGVRRWTAALVLRRRKSWRRVNWDLHTVIGFWACAALLLVTFTGIYFVFPEPVSTLVIRATGGSPAETKESLPASRAAVPANTPVMDIDAAIRYVDTLLPKNAPLGYMTIPTGKNPVYNATGYYTGAAPYSKMVSISFDGRTGAILEKSDTHDQVLGRRIIQYFFTLHFGSFGGDGALGIAVKILWVLLGLVPALLAVTGVLMYWNRKLRPRLRRS, from the coding sequence ATGCTTACCACGATGGAAGAGCGCACCTCTCAACCGGCCCACCATGCCCATACCGGATGGCTCTACGCGCCGCAGCGTACCTGGCTGCGCCGGGCGCTCTTTCAGATCCACCTCTGGGTCGGCATCGTGCTCACGCTTTACGCCATCGCCATCGGGCTCAGCGGCAGCGCCATCGTCTTCCAGGATGAGATCAACCGCAGCCTGCATCCGCAGATCAGCCACATCGCTCCGGCTCCGCAGCGCATGCCCCTGGCCGCCATCATCCGCCAGGTAGAGACCACGCACCCAGGCTGGACGGCCAGTTCCCTGCTCGACATAGGCAAGAGCACGCAGGCGACCTCCATCCTGCTTCACCCCATCGCGCAGGCGTCGAACGGCGACTATCGCCTCGTCTCCGTCAACCCCTACACGGGCGCGGTGCTGGGCGACGCGATGCGCTACAGCGGCGTGCTGGGTTGGCTCTCGAATCTTCATTACACCCTGCTCGCCGGGCCCGTCGGCCTCAAGATCAACGGCTGGATGGCCATCGGCCTGTTCCTCCTCTGCCTCACCGGGCTGGTGCTGTGGTGGCCGGGTGTCCGCCGCTGGACCGCGGCCCTGGTATTGCGCCGCAGAAAAAGCTGGCGGCGCGTGAACTGGGATCTGCACACCGTCATCGGCTTCTGGGCATGCGCCGCACTGCTGCTGGTCACCTTCACCGGCATCTATTTTGTCTTTCCGGAACCGGTTTCGACGCTCGTGATCCGCGCAACCGGCGGATCACCGGCCGAAACGAAAGAAAGCCTTCCCGCCAGCCGCGCCGCTGTTCCAGCCAACACTCCGGTGATGGACATCGACGCAGCGATCCGCTATGTCGACACGCTGCTGCCGAAGAACGCGCCGCTGGGATACATGACCATCCCCACCGGCAAGAACCCGGTCTACAACGCGACCGGCTATTACACCGGCGCCGCGCCTTACTCCAAAATGGTCAGCATCTCCTTTGACGGACGCACCGGCGCCATCCTGGAGAAGAGCGATACGCACGACCAGGTTCTCGGACGCCGCATCATCCAGTACTTTTTCACCCTGCACTTCGGCTCCTTCGGAGGAGACGGCGCACTCGGCATCGCGGTGAAAATACTCTGGGTGCTGCTCGGCCTGGTCCCCGCCCTGCTCGCCGTCACCGGCGTGCTGATGTACTGGAACCGCAAACTGCGCCCCCGCCTGCGCCGCAGCTAA
- a CDS encoding AraC family transcriptional regulator, with product MTVRLKDHELLQASPRPVSAMAKSYPAGYLGYAHSHARAQLLYAASGSMRLTFTRGCWVIPPQRAVWLPPGYVHQTSAIGELEMRTLYIREDSCPSAAPCEPRMLGVSLLLRELVLRIVAMPMEYDERGQEGRIVAAALGEIDWTPLDPVRLPPLGDARLRRMEQMLTRSPEDASTLDTWAARLRISTRTLARLIRQETGLSFQVWRDHIRTFAAIPMLAEGRPLIEIAIAVGYETAWSFTAMFKRVTGTLPSRYCT from the coding sequence ATGACAGTCAGACTCAAAGATCACGAGCTTCTTCAGGCGTCGCCGCGGCCGGTTTCGGCCATGGCAAAGTCCTATCCGGCCGGATACCTCGGCTATGCCCACTCGCATGCCCGTGCGCAGCTGCTGTATGCCGCCTCGGGCAGCATGCGGCTGACCTTCACACGGGGATGCTGGGTCATTCCGCCGCAGCGCGCCGTCTGGCTTCCACCGGGATATGTGCATCAGACCAGCGCCATCGGCGAGCTGGAGATGCGCACGCTCTATATCCGCGAAGACTCCTGTCCCTCCGCGGCTCCGTGCGAGCCGCGCATGCTGGGAGTTTCCTTGCTGCTGCGTGAACTGGTACTGCGCATCGTCGCCATGCCGATGGAGTATGACGAGCGCGGGCAGGAGGGGCGCATTGTCGCCGCGGCGCTGGGAGAGATCGACTGGACACCTCTCGACCCGGTACGCCTGCCGCCACTCGGCGACGCCCGTCTGCGGCGCATGGAGCAGATGCTGACGCGGAGCCCGGAAGATGCCAGCACGCTCGACACCTGGGCTGCCCGCCTGCGCATCTCGACACGCACGCTGGCACGTCTGATCCGCCAGGAAACAGGTCTGTCTTTTCAGGTATGGCGCGACCACATCCGGACTTTCGCTGCTATTCCGATGCTGGCCGAGGGCCGGCCGCTCATCGAGATCGCCATCGCGGTGGGTTATGAGACGGCATGGAGCTTCACGGCGATGTTCAAGCGCGTGACCGGCACACTACCCAGCCGTTACTGCACCTAG